The Acidicapsa acidisoli genome contains a region encoding:
- a CDS encoding beta strand repeat-containing protein — protein MKCLQNSMWIALLVAALHSAAMASVVVSPASAHVNPGGQLQFTATGSADGVVLWSLSGSGCSGISCGEITSEGLYTAPATAPNPAIVAVVATSLADLTQSGSASVTIGSSVGIGVTISPTLVTIAPSGQQQFSAVVTGSSNTKVNWTVSGAGCSGTACGAITSGGLYTAPVVIPKPAQVTVTATSAATPTKSASATVSIESASSVSLSVSPSTAQVSAGGQQTFSAKVTGTTNTSVKWSVAGTGCTGSACGSISTSGVYTAPASVPAIPKVTITAISVAAPTKSASATATIVAASSSLIKVAPSAPQVKPGATLQFSASGPGSGVVIWSVSGSGCSGITCGSISSTGLYTAPAKAPSPNTVAVTATSLANPSQSGSTLVTIVAPGQVSVAVSPSSVQLNTGAQQTFKATVTGTSNTAVLWSLSGYGCSGAACGTITSGGVYTAPSTLPAGSLVFVTATSVAASTQSSTATVTIVQRIAVSISPKSAQVAAGGRQQFTAQVTNTTTTGVTWSVTGAGCSGAACGTVSSTGLYTAPSVVPNPPQVTVTATANADGETAASATVTVILPVSVTISPTSAIVTVGQQQQFGVTVSGSTNHAVTWSVSGSGCSGSACGTITSQGLYTAPATVPSVATVIVKATSQVNNVTSASAVVTIYPTANAKLSGQFAFLFSGFDSNGVYQEAGSFTADGNGKLVSGHEDINNTASVLSDSPISGTYQVGADNRGVMTISGPLGAHTFRFALNLLGTKGRFISFDSSGVRGSGVLEKQDTTAFDPSVLAGGYVLKLTGMDVSGQRIGALGLIFPDGSGFISGSSLDVNDGGAVSPTFATFSGTYGVDSTGRGTATLSIPGFDGGMFDFAFYVVSANELLLISTDPLSFNNPIFSGPAELQSGAPYTTASFSGGSVFSLSGTNGTAPEDTVGRFEFNGGSNITAVFDQNNGGTVSVGTVMTGAYDIELNGRGTINLDNPANGSVTIWYLYAISPNTAFLMDASTGTVSVGEMKAQTAFAPFSNSNILGSYLFGSGEPILQTTPLDSGTANFDGGSNLQGLGAATGAEDISQASTLSPNQILTGTYSVSSVSNNGRGSILLTSPSGKTIAVWVTSASEFVGLNVDSTTPQPTILHFEQ, from the coding sequence ATGAAGTGCCTTCAGAACTCGATGTGGATCGCGCTGTTAGTTGCAGCTTTGCACAGTGCCGCCATGGCGTCGGTAGTGGTTTCACCCGCTTCCGCGCATGTTAATCCTGGCGGCCAGTTGCAGTTCACGGCTACTGGATCAGCAGACGGTGTTGTACTTTGGAGCCTTTCGGGGAGCGGTTGCAGTGGCATTTCCTGCGGGGAGATTACTTCAGAAGGACTCTACACGGCGCCGGCTACGGCGCCTAATCCTGCAATCGTAGCGGTGGTTGCAACCTCCCTTGCCGATCTCACTCAGTCGGGCAGCGCCAGCGTTACGATTGGATCGTCTGTCGGCATTGGAGTGACAATCTCCCCCACGCTGGTAACAATTGCCCCGTCAGGACAGCAGCAGTTCTCCGCAGTTGTTACGGGCAGTTCGAATACCAAGGTGAACTGGACCGTATCCGGAGCAGGCTGTTCCGGGACCGCCTGTGGCGCGATCACTTCGGGCGGTTTGTATACAGCGCCGGTCGTCATTCCGAAACCGGCACAAGTCACCGTTACCGCGACTTCCGCAGCTACTCCAACGAAGTCAGCTTCTGCTACGGTGAGCATAGAGTCTGCATCCTCGGTTTCGCTTTCTGTATCGCCGTCGACTGCTCAAGTCAGCGCCGGAGGACAGCAGACGTTCTCTGCGAAAGTTACGGGCACTACGAATACGTCTGTGAAATGGTCTGTTGCCGGGACTGGTTGTACAGGTTCCGCATGTGGATCGATTTCAACTTCCGGCGTATACACTGCTCCCGCCAGCGTTCCAGCGATACCCAAGGTCACGATCACGGCGATTTCCGTAGCCGCCCCTACTAAATCGGCAAGCGCGACAGCAACGATAGTCGCTGCTTCCTCCTCACTTATCAAGGTCGCTCCCAGTGCTCCTCAGGTAAAGCCTGGGGCGACGTTACAGTTCTCCGCGAGCGGTCCCGGAAGCGGCGTGGTGATCTGGAGCGTCTCGGGCAGCGGATGCTCCGGCATCACGTGCGGCTCCATCTCGTCAACGGGCCTCTATACAGCGCCGGCAAAAGCGCCTAGCCCCAACACGGTTGCAGTCACCGCGACATCTCTCGCAAATCCTTCGCAATCGGGCTCTACCCTGGTCACTATCGTGGCGCCAGGTCAGGTTTCTGTCGCGGTGTCACCAAGCAGCGTGCAATTGAATACAGGTGCGCAACAAACTTTCAAGGCCACTGTAACCGGAACGAGCAACACCGCCGTCCTGTGGAGTCTTAGCGGATATGGTTGTTCCGGCGCTGCATGTGGAACGATCACATCAGGCGGGGTTTATACGGCGCCTTCCACGCTCCCTGCTGGATCTCTTGTATTTGTAACCGCAACGTCCGTTGCCGCCTCCACGCAGTCTAGTACGGCGACGGTGACGATCGTTCAGCGGATTGCTGTAAGCATATCTCCGAAATCGGCACAGGTCGCCGCAGGAGGGCGGCAGCAATTCACTGCTCAGGTGACAAACACAACGACAACCGGCGTGACGTGGAGTGTCACAGGGGCTGGTTGTTCCGGTGCGGCGTGCGGTACCGTTTCTTCGACTGGACTGTATACCGCTCCCAGTGTAGTGCCCAACCCTCCGCAGGTGACGGTAACAGCCACCGCTAATGCGGATGGCGAGACCGCAGCTTCAGCAACGGTCACTGTGATTCTTCCTGTTTCGGTGACCATATCGCCGACAAGCGCCATTGTCACCGTTGGGCAGCAACAGCAATTTGGAGTAACGGTTTCAGGCTCTACAAACCACGCCGTAACATGGAGCGTCAGTGGATCTGGCTGCTCGGGAAGTGCATGCGGCACCATCACATCTCAGGGTTTGTATACGGCGCCGGCGACTGTTCCTTCTGTGGCTACGGTGATCGTCAAGGCAACCTCTCAGGTCAACAACGTTACTTCGGCCTCAGCCGTTGTAACCATCTATCCCACCGCTAACGCAAAGTTGTCGGGGCAATTCGCCTTTCTGTTCTCAGGCTTCGACAGCAATGGCGTTTATCAGGAGGCGGGGTCATTCACTGCTGACGGTAATGGCAAGCTGGTTTCAGGTCACGAGGATATTAATAACACTGCCAGCGTACTTAGCGACTCACCCATCTCAGGAACCTACCAGGTTGGCGCCGACAATCGCGGTGTGATGACCATTAGTGGGCCGCTGGGAGCGCATACGTTTCGATTTGCACTGAACCTTCTCGGGACGAAGGGAAGATTCATCTCGTTTGATTCATCCGGAGTACGTGGTTCCGGCGTGCTTGAGAAGCAGGACACGACTGCATTCGATCCTTCCGTACTGGCCGGAGGTTATGTTCTCAAGCTTACGGGCATGGACGTTTCTGGACAACGTATCGGCGCGTTGGGACTTATTTTTCCCGATGGCAGTGGGTTCATCTCCGGCAGCAGTCTGGATGTCAACGACGGTGGCGCTGTTTCGCCAACTTTTGCAACGTTCTCCGGAACATATGGGGTGGATTCGACGGGACGCGGAACTGCAACGCTCAGCATTCCGGGCTTTGATGGAGGGATGTTCGACTTCGCTTTCTATGTAGTCTCTGCGAACGAGCTGTTGCTGATCTCGACTGATCCACTCAGCTTCAACAATCCAATCTTCAGTGGTCCGGCCGAATTGCAGAGCGGAGCTCCTTATACAACCGCCTCCTTTAGCGGCGGGTCTGTGTTCAGCTTGAGCGGCACAAATGGAACGGCTCCTGAAGATACCGTTGGCCGCTTCGAGTTCAACGGTGGCTCAAACATTACGGCAGTTTTCGATCAAAACAATGGAGGCACCGTCAGTGTCGGCACGGTCATGACAGGTGCTTACGACATAGAACTGAATGGACGCGGAACTATCAATCTCGATAACCCGGCCAACGGCAGCGTTACGATTTGGTATCTATACGCAATTTCGCCGAACACGGCATTCTTGATGGATGCTTCAACGGGTACCGTGTCCGTTGGCGAAATGAAGGCGCAAACGGCGTTTGCCCCCTTCTCCAATTCGAACATACTCGGCAGCTATCTATTTGGCTCCGGCGAACCGATCCTGCAGACAACTCCACTCGACTCAGGCACTGCGAACTTTGACGGAGGCAGCAATCTCCAGGGCCTTGGTGCGGCCACGGGAGCGGAAGATATAAGTCAGGCTTCCACGCTTTCGCCAAATCAGATACTGACTGGAACCTATTCGGTATCGAGCGTTTCGAACAATGGCCGAGGTTCGATTTTGCTGACTTCGCCAAGTGGCAAGACGATCGCGGTTTGGGTGACAAGCGCATCCGAATTTGTCGGATTGAATGTTGACTCGACCACTCCTCAACCAACAATTCTGCACTTCGAGCAATGA
- a CDS encoding thioredoxin domain-containing protein — protein sequence MKTGHIVGSLVVLLTLTAATMLNGQSGQESAQVVARVSGADLTLTDLQQFESGKLLQAQYQFYLNERKALEELIDNRLLADEARKKGIPLDQLLETEVYKGVKDPTEDQLEVYYEGLDTQDSFESVHDDVLQHIRELRRNKARAAYVEQLRKQAAINIELMPPSAQVDIAKAYTHGATGAPVVLVEFADYQCPYCQKVNSQIQQLKKEYGDKLTVVFKDFPLPMHHGSEKAAEASRCAGEQGKFWEYHDVLFYSKLTELDALKEHARVLKLDGDRFDTCLDSGAEAAAVKKDFDEAKSLGLTGTPSFFVNGHFFSGVVDYAALKDIVNQQLNALAAQRPQISQR from the coding sequence ATGAAAACTGGGCACATCGTAGGTTCCTTGGTTGTTCTACTAACTCTCACAGCCGCAACCATGCTGAATGGTCAGTCCGGACAAGAATCAGCCCAGGTCGTTGCCAGGGTTAGCGGCGCCGATCTCACACTCACAGATCTGCAGCAGTTCGAGAGCGGAAAGCTTCTCCAGGCTCAGTATCAGTTTTATCTTAACGAGCGAAAGGCTCTCGAAGAACTAATCGATAACCGGCTTCTTGCGGATGAAGCGCGCAAAAAGGGTATCCCCCTCGATCAGCTTTTAGAAACGGAAGTCTATAAGGGAGTGAAGGATCCCACAGAAGACCAGCTCGAGGTCTACTACGAAGGATTGGACACGCAAGACTCTTTTGAATCAGTGCACGATGATGTGTTGCAGCACATTCGGGAACTGCGCAGGAATAAGGCTCGCGCAGCGTATGTGGAGCAGTTGCGTAAGCAGGCGGCGATCAATATCGAGTTGATGCCCCCGTCCGCCCAAGTGGATATCGCCAAAGCCTATACGCACGGAGCGACAGGTGCACCGGTTGTTCTGGTGGAATTTGCCGATTACCAATGCCCGTATTGCCAGAAAGTGAACTCCCAGATACAGCAACTCAAAAAGGAGTATGGTGACAAGCTCACAGTTGTGTTTAAAGACTTTCCACTGCCAATGCACCATGGATCGGAAAAGGCGGCGGAGGCATCTCGTTGTGCTGGCGAGCAAGGAAAATTCTGGGAATATCACGACGTTCTCTTCTACAGCAAACTGACGGAGTTGGATGCGCTGAAGGAACACGCGCGTGTGTTGAAGCTTGATGGAGATCGTTTCGATACGTGCCTTGATAGCGGGGCAGAGGCGGCTGCAGTTAAGAAAGACTTTGATGAAGCCAAGAGTCTTGGATTGACGGGCACTCCCAGCTTCTTTGTCAATGGCCATTTCTTCAGCGGCGTTGTCGACTATGCGGCCCTCAAGGACATTGTGAATCAGCAGTTGAACGCCTTAGCCGCCCAGAGACCGCAAATATCACAGAGATAG
- a CDS encoding response regulator transcription factor gives MTTAFTMPGFLLLNEGFQPIAFNSEALQILAFPTRPERIPHTAVFLEDKIRSSLLDRRNDSSPEFVKAYRSGGRMYICRAFHIDCKGQEVALCTTALILERHYSSVAELSDLLRQFDLTPRELETVTLLVEGLTSKEIANRMNISPNTVKAFLRLVMVKMDVSTRSGIVGKIVGPHS, from the coding sequence ATGACTACGGCGTTTACCATGCCGGGCTTTCTGTTACTGAACGAGGGATTCCAGCCGATTGCTTTCAATTCCGAGGCTCTTCAGATATTGGCGTTTCCCACAAGGCCGGAACGGATTCCGCACACAGCCGTATTTCTCGAAGACAAAATCAGATCAAGCCTCTTGGATCGACGCAACGATTCCTCGCCGGAATTTGTCAAAGCGTATCGGTCGGGGGGACGCATGTATATCTGTCGCGCGTTTCACATCGATTGCAAAGGACAAGAGGTTGCACTTTGTACTACGGCTCTCATTCTGGAGCGTCACTACTCCTCCGTAGCGGAGTTGAGCGATCTCCTGCGTCAGTTCGATCTGACGCCGCGCGAGTTGGAGACGGTGACCTTGCTGGTCGAAGGGCTCACCAGCAAGGAGATCGCGAACCGTATGAACATCAGTCCAAATACCGTTAAAGCATTTCTGCGCCTCGTGATGGTAAAGATGGATGTCTCCACACGGTCCGGGATTGTGGGAAAGATCGTAGGGCCTCATTCCTGA
- a CDS encoding PilZ domain-containing protein gives MKRTNHFDRRHEVRLPQSLEVTVSELPQLGSTEDPGVCAVKARVQNISHHGVCLITSSPIEKSSLIRCEIPVGDAPLLIATLMQVRWTRKQVAPPESFISGLEALL, from the coding sequence GTGAAACGCACAAACCATTTCGATCGGCGTCATGAAGTACGATTGCCTCAAAGCCTTGAGGTAACGGTCAGTGAGCTGCCCCAGCTCGGCTCAACGGAAGATCCCGGCGTGTGCGCCGTAAAGGCCCGTGTGCAAAATATCAGCCATCATGGGGTTTGCCTTATTACATCCTCGCCAATAGAGAAGTCATCGCTCATTCGGTGCGAGATTCCGGTTGGAGATGCTCCTTTGCTCATTGCCACTCTGATGCAAGTCCGTTGGACTCGCAAGCAGGTAGCGCCGCCTGAGAGCTTCATATCAGGACTGGAAGCGCTTCTCTGA